The Gossypium hirsutum isolate 1008001.06 chromosome D02, Gossypium_hirsutum_v2.1, whole genome shotgun sequence region TGTtaagtaatatttataatatatagtagtaaaaattataaattttagtgttttaactaatatttataaattttagataaaattataatttttagtgtttttatttcatttttattttttattttaatttaattatatttgttaatTTGGTCCTCTCCTAAATTATCAAatgttatataataatttttttaacttatttattagtttcctttaagtaatatttataataaattagataaaattaacaGTTTTAGgggttttatttcatttttatttttctattttaattttatttattaattaataaaattaacttatttattaattctatttaagctaatatttaaatatatcaaatggtttagattcaaatttttttttaaatataaaagcattaattaattgtataaaattccaaatttcaaTTAAACCTTAATCTTATTAAACCCGCCTAAATTAACCATTGAAGGGATATAAATATTTAAGTactctatctattatatatatctCTCTCAaggcataatttaaaccttaaattatacatttttacaattatataagaaaatatttaaaatataaataaaaaattaatctaaacccaaaaccctaactcgacccttgaaaccctaaatccctaactcttaaccactaacatctaacccctaaactcctaacccctaaaccttaaatcctagcCAACCCttaattaaaccataatccctaatctataatccctaaatccatactccctaaaccttaaaatataaaCTCCTAAAttggccttaaatcttaaattaatcatataccctaaactaaaaaccctaaacaaatttattattatctcttttacaattatataagaacatatttaaaatataaattaaaaaataattaatctaaacccaaaatcCTAACTCgacccctaaatccctaacttttAACTCTTAGCacatctaacccctaaacctctaaccctctaacccctaaaccttaaatcccaacccctaatccataatccctaatccataatccctaaacccatactccctaaatcttaaaatatgaactcctaaaccggccttaaatcttaaataaatcatataccctaaaccaaaaactctaaacaaatttattattatctcttttacaattattttaaataatagtattttaagttttccatgtgttttatttcaaattatttctacgtgtcattatttttttctgaagattttaaatattcaattagaaataaattgaattttatttaataagaataaaccaattaagataaaatatttttagcgacgcttttccaaaaacgccgctaaagctcccaacattagcgacgctttttcaaaaacgccgccaAAGCCCCCAGATTTTtggccgctaaatccccgaaagctcagaaaatggtgtcgttgggcttaggtttttttgcggcgctttctaaaaaacgccgttaaagcccTGAGCGTTAGCGGCATTTTCTTAAAAACGTCGCTAAATCCctcgaaagctcagaaaacggagTCGTTATGCTTagtttttttgtggcgctttctcaaaaacgccgctaaagccctgagcattagcggcgctttcttaaaaacgtcgctaaatccccgaaagctcacaaaacagcgtcgttgggcttatgtttttttgcggcgttttctcaaaaacgccgctaaagccctgagcattagcggcggtttcctaaaaacgccgttaaatccccgaaagctcacaaaacgacgtcgttgggcTTATTTTTTTTGCGGcactttctcaaaaacgccgctaaatccccgaaagctcagaaaattGTGTCGTTGGGCTTATGTTTTTTTGCGACGTTTtctcaaaaacgccactaaagcactgagcattagtggcgctttcttaaaaacgccgcaaaatctCCAAAAGCTCAGAAAACAGCATGTTGGGCTTatgtttttttgcggcgctttctcaaaaacgccgctaaatccttgaaagctcagaaaacggcgtcgttgggcttaggttttttgcggcgctttctggaAAACGCTGCGAAAAAtaccgctaaaagcctgttttggtgtagtgatattTTTTTTGATTATACAATTTGAAATTCTTCCATCCAAAATCCAGTTATTACttcatataaattaaataaacacaGATAAAGCCCGATTCAGCATATAACAAAATcaatataaaactttaaatagAAACATAAAAACAAACCCCCCAAAATAAAGTCATTAAACCAAAAGCACCCAACTCCAAAAGTAAAAACCACTTGAAAGCGACAACGAGGCTCAAGTGCAGAAGGGTCATGAACCATCTGTAAAATGAGAGATCGACGAGTACCCATTTCAATTTCACGCACATTGAAACGGAATCCAAGCAAAGCTTCAAGGAGAGAGCTTTTTCCATCAGATTGACCGCCAATGGCTACAATTTCCGGGATCGGCAGCTTCTCTCCGAAGGCCATTGCCATGGCTTGGAGGCGATTGTAGGCTTCGAAACGGGACCGAGATGAGGAAGAATCATCTGCTTGGTGGTGAGAGTGAGATCCTCTAGATTTGTCTATTGGGGTTTTAGTTGGAGTAGGGTTAGGGGTCACCGTTGCcattgaagagaaaaaaattgagaGACGGAGGAGATGGAAAGTTAGATGCTTTAGATTTTGAAGAGATAAGGAGGAGAGACGGAGGCTGATGGACAGAGAGGAAGGAGAACGACTGCTGtgatgaaaatggagaaaaatggaaaatgtcttacagaaataGAATCAGTAAGACGTTTTCCTTAAAAGGCCATTTCATTTACCTGTGTTTTAGAAAATGTTTTCCATTGTAATTTATTTTCAAGCAAACAAACACTGGAAAACTAGGAAAAcattttccgaaaaatattttcctagtaaacaaacggaccctaaGTTTACAAATGTAttccacaaataaataaaattttaagtttaaaatggATTCTGTTTCAAgaggtttttaataaaatttttaataagaatattgacattaacaatttataaacaagttgattttttttaaagttaacaatgttaaaaaaattatataaaaatgaaaagttttataTTGCAGTTTTTCCCCTATACATATTTTTTCCTTTTgtcatatatcaaaattttataatgcgaatatatttaaaatttaaaactattttcagttgagtcttaattcaattgatatGAGAATTATTATTAATACAGAATGATATGAGTTTAAGTACAAAGGCATATAATttaaacctataataaaattgttaaaaaaaatattgtaatatataatatatgttagaTTATGCGATAAATgatattcaaaatataaaatcaaaatacttttataattaaatttagaaaataattttgattgaaatagcaATCTGAATAGagtgaaaagttaaaaaataatatatattttttggtaaatCCAATTTAATTTTCCTAAATTTGTCAAATCCGACGTATAAAGTATAAACCTAAATTTTAGAAATCTAAATCGTTTTTTAAACGCATTATATGAATCATCAGTTCTTCCCATCTCCCTCCTCGAGTCTTGGTTTAGGGTTTCAGGAGTTTACTTCGTATCCAGTCCTTGACATGGCGGGTGCTGGAATCCACCCTTATCACCAGCAATGGCCTCCGGTACCAGCTCCTCCGCCCCCTCCAGCAGCAGCATCAGCTGCGCCTCCACCGCCTACTGTCCACCATCCTCCTCCACCTGCTCCTTCTCATGACGAGGTCAACTCTCTCTCACTCGATTTGCTCCAGTTCGCTTTGTCTGTTGTCTGTCTGTCTGTCTGTCTGTCTGTCTGTCTGTTTGTTTGTTGAAACCTTAGATTTCAACATGAATTGCACGATTTGATGGTAATCGAGCCCCAATgctatatttttgagatttttttagtAACTACAAATATTATAGTTCCTTTTCGCCCAGCTTACCCTTGTATAGTCTATTGCTTTTCTCCATAAAAGCGTGTGCTTATAGATAATTTATATAGACATTTGTCTTTCATTTTGCTCTTGTTTTTCTTTCCCAGAAGTaagaatgatttataattaatttgttaacaTTTTAAGAATTAATTCTTGTACTGACCACTACTTCATGATTTCGCTTCTACGGTAAACATTTTTATTTGAATGTACATTAAGATAGTTTAGTTACTTGTTCCTGTTTGGAGAAAggaactttcattttcttttggcaAAGAAGCAGAAAATAGTACAAAGTAAAAAAATGGaaggattttcttttttttcttagatTATGTGATTGTGTCAACATTTATGCTTGTGCAAATTTATGTTTGTGGagaatgtatttttattttcatgtaCAAGTTCACTGCTAAATTCAGGTTCGGACTATCTTCATTATGGGTCTTCCTGAAGATGTCAAAGAGAGAGAGCTGCAGAATTTACTCAGATGGCTTCCAGGTTATGAAGCTTCACAAGTGAACTACAAGGGAGAAAAGCCTATGGGTTTTGCTCTCTTCTCAAGTGCACGACTTGCAGTTGCTGCCAAAGATGCCCTTCAGGTGTTATATATTTAATTGATTGGTGGTTTTTGTATACTCATCTGAGTTATGTCATCTTTTTTCAAAGCACTGATTGGGTTTGATTCGGGGATGTACTAGGAAATGGTTTTTGATGCTGAGTCAAAGTCCCTTTTGCATGTAGAGATGGCCAAGAAGAATCTATTTGTTAAAAGAGGTAAGTTGTCAGTTTAAAACTTTGTTTCATGCCAGAGTGAAAAGGACTTTACATTGTTATCAAGAAATGCACAGACAGAAAATGTGTTAATCTTGAGATAAATTAATGCAAAACACTTAATATGGTTCGAAATGATCCTGACGTGACATTAGATGATGGTTCTAAGTACAGATTACAGAGGACTATGAAAGGAAATATTTAGGGGCTAGATTTTAGTTGAATGTGACTGAAATATTGTCAATTGGTTCGCTTTATGCCATCAATTTTAAAGGTTTACTCTTGGTATTCTTCCAATTTTTGTAATCTGGCTTGTTAAATTTCAAACAGCAATGAGAAGCAGGAATGTTAAAAAGAAGTGAATCTATATTTGTTATCATAATGTTGTAATGATCATATGTGATTTCTTTGTAGCTTACACATTGAATCCGGTTCCAGCAAAGTGGAATATTTATTCTGAAACAGCTATCCCCTTTCAGTAACATTAGTTCTGAAGTTGGAAAACTTCTATTTAGATAAGTTAGATTTATGGAACTTATGGATGAAATGTTGGGAAGAAGTTCTTCAGTGGTCACTTGTTTAAATTTTCATTAGGCTGTTTCTTTTTGttgttgaaatttggttttaTTGATTAAGGTCTGGACAGCTTGAAGTTTCCATGGAATGGTTCTAATTCCAGGTTCTTGAAGttcttattttcaaaatccaaataTAAATCGTGAACACCCTTCTACCTTGAGAAATCTTTAAGATGCAATAAAGTCCTTTGGTAATCTACCAGTGTATGGGGTTGTAATGTGTTTTGAACTTGTCTTTGGGAGTTGGAGCTTGGAAGTGGGTGAGGGGGGAGAGAAACATAATGATCCgatatattgataaaataaaatgcaacttttgccaTAAAGAGCCTATTTTTATTTGTTGATATTTATTCTACAGGAATAGTAACAGATTCTGACGCATATGATCAAACCAAACGATTGCGAACTGGTGGGAATTATTCACACAGTCCTTACACGAGTCCATCTCCATTTCACCCCCCTGCTCCTGTTTGGGGACCACATGGGTAAGAAGCTATGCCAGGATTGGATAGTTTACTGCTTTGATCAAATTTTCCTAGTAGTATATAATTTCAGTTATAGTTACAACATTTCTTCTTAAGTGGAGTATTATTTATCTGGAATAGGTATATGACTCCAACTCCTCCATATGATCCATATGGATGTTATCCAGTTCCTCCAGTGCCAATGCCTACTCCGGCGCCTGTACCAGCTCCAAGCAGTTATGTGCCTGTTCAGGTAATTTCTAAGTGCCACGTCATTTTCTGTTCTGGTTTAGATTTTGTATCAATTCTATTAGCCATTTTTCCCTCTAAATTATGGAAATGGTGGGTTTTTACTAGCATTTAATGacaattaactttaatttaatttacttggATTACAATGAACTACTAAAAAGTGGCTTTTGGGACACCGGAGATGTGACCATTGAGTCCAATGTTTTATAGATAGTTGTCAATAAATGGGTGTTAATTTTCCAGTGACCTAGCATCTTATGAGGGTGCTGTTTTGTTATGGATGCCTTTGTGAGCAAGACAAAAAGTTAAAAGCACCAAAGATGGAAAGAAGATAAATAACTTTATTTTAGTAATATTTtgaattagaataaatttttaggaagtattttattgcaattaaaagtaattaattttagtttCCTTAATTATAGTTTCTTTTTCTACAAGTTAATTTTAGTTTCTTAGTCTACAAGAATAAAATCCTATGTAACCTCTATTTAAAGGGACAattttttagtaataaaataagacaaaaattatACTAATTTATAAGGTTTACAACTCTCACTTTCTAACGAGTCAGGTTAGGAGCTCCCTTCAATGAGTTCCATATATTATTAATCATAGGTTCTTCACGAGGTAGGATTCGTAACATAGCTAAAGCTTTATTGGTCAAAGCAAGTTTTCCCGTGAATCACCTTGTGACTCAATCAACAGCCCATGACCTTAACATGTTCTTTCTTCCTGAGAAACTTAGATGCAACCTCCATCATGTGTTGTTATTTTTGCTAGAAGTAAATGAAAACTACATATAAATATTCACCATTTTAGATTATTATGTACCAAAAGAACATTTAAATCATGAAATGTACTTTTATGTAGCCTTGTTTTCTCTATGTGAATTTCTGGTAGTTACAAAGTTGGACTTCCCTTGTTTAGGGAGATACTTGTGTCCATGTCCACTAGTCATCTGTGATTTTGTTTAGTATAGCTTCTAAGAAGCACTTTTGGGACAAAAGCACTCCTAAATAAGCTGTTTTTGAGAGAAAAAGTGCTTCTCCCAAGTCAAAAATTGGCCCAAAAGCACTTTTTACAGAAGttgaaaattttagcttctcccCAAAGGTGCTTTTtttcccaaaagcacttttgagaaGCATTCCTAAACTAGGCCTAAGCCCAAGTTTTTCATATGCTTGTTTGGTATGTTATACATGTAAAATGTTCAGGTACAAACAAACGATGTCAATATTATTTTCCTcttatgttttggttattttctgtaagttttattttaaaattccattg contains the following coding sequences:
- the LOC107910607 gene encoding RNA-binding protein with multiple splicing 2 isoform X2 → MNHQFFPSPSSSLGLGFQEFTSYPVLDMAGAGIHPYHQQWPPVPAPPPPPAAASAAPPPPTVHHPPPPAPSHDEVRTIFIMGLPEDVKERELQNLLRWLPGYEASQVNYKGEKPMGFALFSSARLAVAAKDALQEMVFDAESKSLLHVEMAKKNLFVKRGIVTDSDAYDQTKRLRTGGNYSHSPYTSPSPFHPPAPVWGPHGYMTPTPPYDPYGCYPVPPVPMPTPAPVPAPSSYVPVQEQKSGRMIGIVKVDGLYIWNKNSTQGGLALSASKEDTIMLWHRRLGHPNFVYLKKHLLLLFRNKSINSLKCEICQLSKHTRVPYPLKPHIQSQPFSLIHSDL
- the LOC107910607 gene encoding U1 small nuclear ribonucleoprotein A isoform X1; this encodes MNHQFFPSPSSSLGLGFQEFTSYPVLDMAGAGIHPYHQQWPPVPAPPPPPAAASAAPPPPTVHHPPPPAPSHDEVRTIFIMGLPEDVKERELQNLLRWLPGYEASQVNYKGEKPMGFALFSSARLAVAAKDALQEMVFDAESKSLLHVEMAKKNLFVKRGIVTDSDAYDQTKRLRTGGNYSHSPYTSPSPFHPPAPVWGPHGYMTPTPPYDPYGCYPVPPVPMPTPAPVPAPSSYVPVQNTKDNPPCNTLFIGNLGENINEEELRGLFSAQPGFKQMKILRQERHTVCFIEFEDVSTATNVHHSLQGAVIPSSGSIGMRIQYSKNPFGKRKDSGHLVSSPSANGPPPALTYQ